The following proteins are co-located in the Silene latifolia isolate original U9 population chromosome 1, ASM4854445v1, whole genome shotgun sequence genome:
- the LOC141643196 gene encoding arabinogalactan O-methyltransferase 2 yields the protein MPPNAPSSPALITRPSTSVLNFCGSTKYRQLRKMEVAITRKRLIHLLVFVLACMSVFRLVRFAATSYSLSPRSTWTAFSKACNYSESSCRESSSPTSPYSLYPRSKPTSKKEFRFLSNIISKKAPCNLLIFGWDLQYRHLAKANLAGTTVFLEDYPERVRRLRKSNNTRIYKVNYNTKAKEAYKMLKYAREEPACRPNAGHVEKSACKLALLDLPDEVYSSKWDVILVDGPSGDGPEAPGRMTAIYTSSMIARQRAENSTANVVIHDVDRIIEKWYSREFLCEENLVSSKGRFWNFKIKGGEQSSRYTGIIPTAQEIEADLRLAEALGY from the exons ATGCCTCCTAATGCACCATCTTCACCTGCTCTGATCACCCGGCCGTCTACATCCGTGCTAAATTTCTGTGGCAGTACCAAGTATAGGCAGTTGAGAAAGATGGAGGTAGCTATTACAAGGAAAAGATTAATCCATCTGCTGGTTTTTGTTCTTGCTTGTATGTCGGTTTTTAGGCTTGTAAGGTTTGCTGCTACATCATATTCTTTATCACCACGCTCGACATGGACTGCGTTTTCAAAGGCCTGCAATTATTCGGAGTCAAGTTGTCGGGAATCATCCTCGCCCACGAGCCCTTACTCGTTATATCCACGATCCAAGCCTACCAGTAAGAAAGAATTCAGGTTTTTGTCCAACATAATCTCAAAGAAAGCACCTTGCAATCTCCTGATTTTCGGGTGGGATCTGCAGTACAGACATCTTGCAAAGGCTAATCTTGCAGGAACTACTGTCTTTCTGGAGGATTACCCTGAAAGGGTAAGAAGATTGAGAAAGTCGAATAACACTAGGATTTACAAGGTGAATTACAACACAAAAGCGAAAGAAGCATACAAGATGCTGAAATATGCAAGAGAAGAACCTGCCTGTAGGCCAAATGCTGGGCATGTCGAAAAATCAGCCTGCAAACTGGCTCTATTAGATTTGCCAGATGAGGTTTATAGCTCCAAATGGGATGTGATATTAGTCGATGGGCCGAGTGGTGATGGTCCAGAAGCACCCGGAAGAATGACGGCCATATATACATCAAGTATGATAGCTAGACAGAGAGCTGAGAACTCGACAGCAAACGTGGTTATACATGATGTGGATAGAATAATAGAGAAATGGTATTCTAGGGAGTTTCTATGTGAAGAAAATTTGGTTTCGTCTAAAGGGCGGTTTTGGAATTTCAAGATCAAGGGGGGAGAGCAAAGCAGCAG ATACACAGGGATTATACCTACTGCTCAAGAAATCGAAGCCGATCTTAGACTTGCAGAGGCATTAGGTTATTAA